In a genomic window of Suricata suricatta isolate VVHF042 chromosome 12, meerkat_22Aug2017_6uvM2_HiC, whole genome shotgun sequence:
- the LOC115274713 gene encoding 60S ribosomal protein L30-like, with translation MVAAKKMKKSLESINSRLQLVMKSGKYVLGYKQTLKMIRRGKAKLVILANNCPALRKSEIEYYAMLAKTRVHHYSGSNTELGTACGKYYRVCTLAIIDPGDSDIIRSMPEQTGEK, from the coding sequence ATGGTGGCcgcaaagaagatgaaaaagtcgCTGGAGTCCATCAACTCTAGGCTCCAACTCGTTATGAAAAGTGGAAAGTACGTGCTGGGGTACAAGCAGACTCTGAAAATGATCAGACGTGGCAAAGCGAAACTGGTCATCCTCGCCAACAACTGTCCAGCCTTGAGGAAATCCGAAATAGAATACTACGCCATGTTGGCCAAAACCCGTGTCCATCACTACAGTGGCAGTAATACTGAATTGGGCACAGCTTGTGGGAAATACTACAGAGTGTGCACACTGGCTATCATTgatccaggtgattctgatatcaTTCGAAGCATGCCAGAACAGACTGGTGAAAAGTGA